The following coding sequences are from one Triticum aestivum cultivar Chinese Spring chromosome 5A, IWGSC CS RefSeq v2.1, whole genome shotgun sequence window:
- the LOC123108232 gene encoding uncharacterized protein gives PDKSSVDWDRRFLIGRNSTACRCAPIVSFPNPFPPMAAQITTPILPLLPTPCRRLLRSLGELKPMGPSRTRSRRLVVACAASGGGPPAEKPPQGPSLPPLSEIRWGQLLAPSPDNAAAVALTAALVWAGAALLLQLVLISASIFAAALKYSFVAALLLFVLIALL, from the coding sequence CCGGACAAGAGCTCGGTGGATTGGGACCGTCGATTCCTGATCGGACGGAACTCAACGGCATGCCGTTGTGCGCCTATAGTCTCGTTCCCCAATCCGTTTCCTCCCATGGCGGCACAAATCACAACTCCGATTCTACCCCTGCTTCCTACCCCGTGCCGTCGCCTGCTCCGGAGCCTTGGGGAGCTAAAGCCGATGGGGCCTTCTCGCACCAGATCCCGTCGGCTCGTGGTCGCCTGCGCAGCCTCCGGCGGTGGGCCGCCGGCGGAGAAGCCGCCCCAGGGACCCTCCCTGCCGCCGCTGTCGGAAATACGTTGGGGGCAGCTGCTGGCGCCGTCCCCGGACAACGCTGCGGCCGTGGCGCTGACGGCCGCGCTGGTCTGGGCCGGCGCAGCTCTGCTGCTGCAGCTGGTACTCATCTCCGCCTCCATCTTCGCCGCCGCCCTCAAGTACTCCTTCGTGGCCGCGCTCCTGCTCTTCGTCCTCATCGCGCTCCTGTGA